The DNA segment GGATCCCCTGGATAGAGACACGATCAACCTGTCCGCCTTTATGGGGGGTGGGGAATACGCGTACAGCTCCAAGACCCTGAAAGGTGGAAGAATCTCGGTTATCATGGGTGGGTACGATCTGGACCTGCGGGGCTGTGTCATGCAGGGGGATTCCGCAGTCCTGGACCTTTTCGTGCTTATGGGCGGAATGGATATCCGCGTTCCCGCTGAATGGGAAGTGAGCATGCAAGGGACGCCCCTGCTCGGCGGCATGGAGTACAAGGGTCCGAAAACAGCTCCGGAAAAGCGCAGCGGTACGCTGATTATCCGCGGAACAGCCATTATGGGCGGGGTCGACATTAAAGCGTAGACCTCTTTACCCTCGCTTCCGCCTTGAATCGTTTCTTGGGATATCTTGTACGGAATCGGGGTTTGGTGGGCTAACCGGCTACCCGATTGCGGCCGGCTCGTTTGCCTTTGTACAATTGATCGTCCGCGCGCGTGATTGCGGCCTGCAGATCTTCTTGCGGTTGGTATTGCGCCACACCTATCGTGATGGTGACCGATACCTTGTTGCCGTTGACCGGCAGGGCCTTGGTCTCCACCGCCCTGCGCAATTGTTCCGCCGCCTGCATTGCGCCTTCGCGGGGCGTGTCAGCCAGGGCAACCAGGAATTCTTCGCCTCCCCAGCGGGCCAACAGGTCCTGGCCGCGAATCCGTTCCCGCAGGGCCCGGGCCACGGCCTGCAGCATTTTGTCCCCCTGCTCGTGTCCCCAGGTGTCGTTAATGGATTTAAAGTGATCCATGTCGATCATCAGCATGGAGAGGGCCGAACCTTCTCGGTCCGCACGCGCTTTCAGAATCTGCAGCTTTTCCATCATGTCACGGCGGTTGGATAATTTTGTGAGGGCATCATGGCGCGAGAGCTCGTCCAGGCGCCGGTTGAGGACTTCCAGGTTGCGGTTGGCCCGGCGCTTGGCACGGTAGCCGAAAAAAGCCAGAACAGCCAGGAGAAATAGAAAGAAAGCCAGTCCGATCATGGAAAGGATCAGGATGCGCTGTCGGCCCAGTTGCAGGCTGCGGATCTCTTTGTCCTGGCGCAGGATACGGATCTCCGACTCCTGCTCCATCAGGCGGTGCCGGTCCCGGATCTCCGTGAGTTTGCGTTCCAACTCGCGGCGGAACTTCCGGTCATTCAACTCAGTGAGTTCCTTTTGCCGTTTTAACGCCTCCGCATGGCGGCCCTGACGCTCCAGCAAATCGATAACCTGTTCCAGCGACTTGGGCTCGAGTTCTCCCAGTTGGTTGCGACGGACGGATTCGAGGGATTGTTCGGCCAGTTCGAGGGCCTCCCGCCTGCGGCCCATCTCGGAGTAGATGTAGGCGATGTTCAAGTTGGCCATGTTGATGGCTCGTGGATTGTCAAGGGCGGTCTCACGTTGGACGATGCTGCGGTAAATCTTTAGGGCCCGGCTGTACTCTTTGCCCAGAATAAGTGCGTAACCGATGTCGTGCAGGCACACGGATACCAGGTAGTCGTCTTTAATCTTACGAGCCCGCTCCAGTGCCTCCTGCTTGATCTTCATGGCCGCGTCCGGTTTTTTCTCCATGACCAGCAGGTTGCCCAATTCGTTCATGGACAGGATTTCGTAACGCAAATCGCCCAGGCGCCGGGCCTCTTCACGGGCGTTTTGAAAATGCGACCGCGCCGCTGTGATGTCATCCTGGTTGCGATAGGCGTATCCAAGCAGGTAACGGGCCTGTAGCGCGATTTGATCCAATTTATGGCCTTTGGCCCATTCCAGGGCTGCGGTGGCCTGATCCGCCGCGTTTACCGGTTCCCCCAGGTAGATCATGACCCGGGTTATTTCCAGCAGGATCCGGGCGCGTATCTCAGGCGGGGCGTTTTCCGGAAGCTGGCGCAGGGCCAGGGTGAGAGCCGCCTCGCCTTCGGAAGGTCGGGACTGACGGCTCAACGTTTTCCCCAAACCCAGCGCAGTGCGACTGATCAGTAGCGGGTCGGATTCAGCATCCGCGGTGAGTTCGCCCAAAAGGCTTTTCAGTACGGCTTCGGCCTCAGCGTTCCGGTCCAGGTGAAGGAGTGCTTGGCCCCGCAGGAAACGGGTGCGCTGTAGCAACTTGACCTCGCCTTTCAAGTCCGCTTCCAGGCGGGAAAGGGCCTCAAGTACCGCTTTTGGGTCCTTTTCCAGGCGTTCTTCAAGTTGGTGCAGTGTCTTTTCGGGGTTATCCTGGGAAGGCAGGCAGGCAGGGACCATCAGCGTGATTATCGCCGCGGAGGCGAACATGACTTTCCGCAACGCATGTCTTGACATTTGGTCTCCAATAGCGGTTGATGCTGCCCATTGTACCAGAAATGTACCGGGAATCCCAAAAGCCCGATTTGAAATTTCGGCATGTTGCTTTTATTAATAAACCCTAACTGTGGCTTCCGACCGGATGTTGCAAAGGAGGGGCAATGCCTTACAAAGAGTTGAGCGATCTGCGCGACAGCGTGCGCAATGCCCTGCCCCGACACGCCCTGGAGATCTACCTGGCGGCCTTCAATAACGCCTGGGAGAACTATAAGGATCCGGAGGATCGCCGGGAGCAGGCCTCCCGCGAGGAAACCGCCCACCGCGTGGCCTGGTCCGCGGTGAAACAGGCATACGAAAAACGCTGGAACGAGTGGGTGCGCCGCGGCAAAGAGTAACGTCTCTTAAATGGGACGTGCGGGCAACAGCTTTTCCGCCACTGCTTACAGGGGTTTGTCGGGATCCATGCGCGAGGCGATCAGGTTGGCGATCGCCTTGAGCTGGTCCACGGAAAGAAAGGTCTTCGCGGTTTCGGCATCGGTCATGGAGATGACCATGGCGAAGTGGGGGCCTTTGAGGAAAGCGATCTGGTAGGGCATTTGCGGAATGGCCAGTTTGGCCTGGTCCGCCACACCCTCGATGGGTGTCCAGTACTTCTCCCGCCGGGTTTCGCGGGCGAACTGTTTTTCCGGGCCGAAGCGCACGATGAGTATCTCGCGACCCCGGGAATCCAGGAAATGCAGGGAATAGTTATGGTT comes from the Candidatus Aminicenantes bacterium genome and includes:
- a CDS encoding diguanylate cyclase, coding for MSRHALRKVMFASAAIITLMVPACLPSQDNPEKTLHQLEERLEKDPKAVLEALSRLEADLKGEVKLLQRTRFLRGQALLHLDRNAEAEAVLKSLLGELTADAESDPLLISRTALGLGKTLSRQSRPSEGEAALTLALRQLPENAPPEIRARILLEITRVMIYLGEPVNAADQATAALEWAKGHKLDQIALQARYLLGYAYRNQDDITAARSHFQNAREEARRLGDLRYEILSMNELGNLLVMEKKPDAAMKIKQEALERARKIKDDYLVSVCLHDIGYALILGKEYSRALKIYRSIVQRETALDNPRAINMANLNIAYIYSEMGRRREALELAEQSLESVRRNQLGELEPKSLEQVIDLLERQGRHAEALKRQKELTELNDRKFRRELERKLTEIRDRHRLMEQESEIRILRQDKEIRSLQLGRQRILILSMIGLAFFLFLLAVLAFFGYRAKRRANRNLEVLNRRLDELSRHDALTKLSNRRDMMEKLQILKARADREGSALSMLMIDMDHFKSINDTWGHEQGDKMLQAVARALRERIRGQDLLARWGGEEFLVALADTPREGAMQAAEQLRRAVETKALPVNGNKVSVTITIGVAQYQPQEDLQAAITRADDQLYKGKRAGRNRVAG
- a CDS encoding cation transport regulator ChaB, producing MPYKELSDLRDSVRNALPRHALEIYLAAFNNAWENYKDPEDRREQASREETAHRVAWSAVKQAYEKRWNEWVRRGKE